A single Cryptococcus deuterogattii R265 chromosome 2, complete sequence DNA region contains:
- a CDS encoding splicing factor 3A subunit 2, which produces MTVLTSTSPLNADYQNRAGANKGSGGVAGASETAVDRRERLRKLALETIDLAKDPYILRTHLGTLECRLCLTLHVNEGSYLAHTQGKKHQTNLARRAAKDNKDQALMIQAPTAAQQVKKKVFVKIGRPGYKIIKIREPVSQRMGLLFTVSLPEIKAGERPRRRFMSAFEQRREIPNKAFQYLVLAAEPYETIAFAIPSKEMVDVDEDPESTWEHWDADERVYSCQFLYK; this is translated from the exons ATGACAGTGCTGACTTCTACTTCTCCTCTGAACGCAGATTACCAA AATCGGGCAGGTGCAAACAAAGGCAGTGGTGGTGTGG CTGGCGCATCCGAAACAGCAGTAGATAGGAGAGAACGTCTTCGAAAACTTGCTTTGGAGACGATTGACTTGGCGAAGGATCCCTATATCCTCAG AACCCATCTCGGTACATTAGAATGCCGACTTTGTCTCACTCTACACGTCAACGAGGGTTCTTACCTTGCCCACACTCAAGGAAAGAAACATCAAACAAACCTTGCTAGGCGTGCAGCCAAGGACAACAAGGATCAGGCATTGATGATCCAGGCTCCAACAGCCGCCCAGcaagtgaaaaagaaggtgtTTGTCAAAATCGGAAGACCTG GTTATAAAATCATCAAGATTAGAGAACCTGTCAGTCAAAGAATGGGTCTGTTGTTCACTGTGTCTTTACCTGAGATAAAGGCGGGAGAGAGACCACGAAGGAGGTTCATGTCAGCTTTTGAGCAACGGCGAGAGATTCCCAATAAAGCATTCCAGTACCTCGTA TTGGCAGCTGAGCCATATGAGACCATAGCATTTGCCATCCCATCaaaagagatggttgaCGTTGATGAAGACCCGGAGTCGACATGGGAACACTGGGATGCCGACGAGAGGGTTTACAGCTGTCAATTCTTGTACAAATAG
- a CDS encoding ribosomal RNA-processing protein 8: protein MSLFPSAFESGVSKISPALASAGKGVKKANKRRRSDVHTDLGQAQQVKQADANFEKLMRKFEGEEPLGKEEGKEGMGLMGKKKNKKNKSRQADDEDVVDCISKAKGNKPKSNQAKRNQAAKQDWIDTPPSKKSKVDKITPGSKPEPIQLPIPTPPPSKGTKLKVGGEGNLTEMQKNMQAKLEGARFRWINEQLYSTPSTEALAMMRKDPKIFADYHQTHRLLTSAWPSPPLPHLINILSSLPSGTVIADLGCGDAGLARALVPQGKIVMSFDLVGDNGVPGAETAEADVAGGWVVEADFLEKVPLPGRPGGLNYDAPAIESGEGKGEKKNKKKGRKKRDAASSEIVDVVVCCLSLMGTNWVGGISEACRILKQGSTFHVAEVTSRFTSTEAFVSIVGSFGFKLEEESQPSTHFTLFRFTKDSEVPLGPVKGQEGWEERVREGEEILRACVYKKR, encoded by the exons ATGTCCTTGTTCCCCTCAGCATTCGAATCGGGGGTATCGAAAATCTCCCCCGCACTCGCTTCAGCCGGTAAGGGAGTCAAAAAAGCCAACAAGCGCAGACGTTCAGACGTGCACACTGATTTAGGGCAGGCTCAGCAAGTAAAGCAGGCCGATGCCAATTTTGAGAAACTCATGAGGAAGTTTGAGGGGGAAGAGCCGCtcggaaaagaagaaggaaaagaagggatgggcttgatggggaagaaaaagaataagaagaacaagagcAGACAGGCCGACGACGAGGATGTAGTGGACTGCATATCCAAAGCAAAAGGCAACAAGCCCAAGTCGAACCAAGCCAAGCGGAACCAAGCCGCAAAACAGGATTGGATAGATACACCTCCttcaaaaaaatcaaaggTTGACAAGATCACTCCAGGCTCCAAACCGGAGCCTATCCAGCTGCCCATCCCTacacctcctccatcaaAGGGcaccaagctcaaggtcGGCGGTGAGGGAAACCTTACGGAGATGCAAAAGAATATGCAGGCCAAGCTGGAAGGCGCGCGGTTTAG ATGGATCAACGAACAACTTTACTCAACTCCTTCCACTGAAGCCTTGGCaatgatgagaaaagaCCCCAAGATATTTGCCGAT TACCACCAGACACATCGTCTTCTTACTTCAGCGtggccttctcctccccttcctcatttGATaaacatcctctcttctcttccatcggGCACCGTCATTGCCGATTTAGGCTGTGGTGATGCCGGTTTGGCCCGAGCTCTTGTGCCTCAAGGAAAAATCGTAATGAGCTTTGACTTGGTGGGAGACAATGGTGTTCCTGGGGCTGAGACGGCAGAAGCCGATGTAGCCGGCGGATGGGTGGTTGAAGCAGACTTTTTGGAGAAGGTTCCCCTGCCTGGTAGACCTGGTGGGTTGAACTATGACGCTCCTGCCATTGAaagcggagaaggaaagggggagaagaagaacaagaagaagggtcgcaagaagagggatgcGGCATCATCTGAGATTGTAGATGTCGTAGTTTGTTGCCTGAGTTTGATGGGGACCAACTGGGTTGGAGGCATCAGTGAGGCATGCAGGATATTAAAGCAGGG GAGCACGTTCCATGTGGCCGAAGTGACCTCTCGGTTCACCTCCACCGAAGCTTTTGTTTCCATCGTTGGATCGTTTGGTTTCaagcttgaggaggaatCTCAGCCATCGACACACTTTACTCTTTTCCGTTTCACAAAGGACTCTGAAGTCCCTTTGGGACCTGTCaaaggtcaagaaggatgggaggaaagggtacgcgagggagaagagatcTTGAGAGCTTGTGTTTACAAGAAGCGGTAG